A stretch of Streptococcus sp. oral taxon 061 DNA encodes these proteins:
- a CDS encoding DUF1697 domain-containing protein, translating to MIRYALLVRGINVGGKNKVVMAQLRQELTELGLESVESYINSGNIFFDSSKARTLLVESLQGFFGVHYPFIQNFSLLSQKDYEEEFRNLPDWWFQEMARKDVLFYTEGLDRKFVEEKLLELKLGEEVLHFGKLGIFWGKLSEETYSKTAYHKQLLKLPFYGNITIRNANTFDKIGHFLKQ from the coding sequence ATGATTCGTTACGCTCTACTTGTTAGAGGCATTAATGTCGGTGGAAAGAACAAGGTGGTCATGGCTCAGCTGCGTCAAGAATTGACGGAGTTGGGATTAGAGAGTGTTGAAAGCTACATCAATAGTGGCAATATTTTCTTTGATAGCAGTAAGGCTAGAACTCTCTTAGTTGAGAGTCTGCAGGGCTTCTTCGGAGTGCATTATCCATTTATCCAAAATTTTTCCTTATTGTCTCAAAAAGACTATGAAGAGGAATTTAGAAATCTTCCTGATTGGTGGTTCCAAGAAATGGCTCGAAAGGATGTACTCTTTTACACTGAGGGCTTGGATAGGAAATTTGTAGAAGAGAAGTTGCTCGAGTTGAAGCTAGGAGAAGAAGTTCTCCATTTTGGGAAACTAGGAATCTTTTGGGGCAAATTGTCAGAAGAAACCTACTCTAAAACAGCCTATCACAAACAACTACTGAAGTTGCCTTTCTATGGCAATATTACCATTCGTAACGCTAATACCTTTGACAAAATTGGTCATTTTTTAAAACAATAA
- the rpsT gene encoding 30S ribosomal protein S20: MEVRTLANIKSAIKRAELNVKQNEKNSAQKSAMRTAIKAFEANPSEELYRAASSAIDKAETKGLIHKNKANRDKARLAAKLG, encoded by the coding sequence ATGGAGGTAAGAACATTGGCAAACATTAAATCAGCTATCAAACGCGCTGAATTGAACGTTAAACAAAACGAAAAGAACTCAGCTCAAAAATCAGCTATGCGTACTGCTATCAAAGCTTTTGAAGCAAACCCATCTGAAGAACTTTACCGTGCTGCTAGCTCAGCCATCGATAAAGCAGAAACTAAAGGTTTGATCCACAAGAATAAAGCTAACCGTGATAAAGCACGTCTTGCAGCTAAACTTGGTTAA
- a CDS encoding ABC transporter ATP-binding protein: MTTLIEMIQVTKTYGEGNMKVTALHETNFQLNAGEFVAIVGPSGSGKTTFLTTLGQLQEASSGKILVKGKETGNLTEKEKTDLRFSEFGFILQASNLIPFLTVKEQLDLIDRLDKKKSIKSNRQELFSLLDLEKVQNHYPKALSGGERQRAAIARALYNNPSIVLADEPTASLDTQRAYQVTDMLASIAHEQGRGVVMITHDTRLLDKVDRIYVMNDGRLVEKTQA, encoded by the coding sequence ATGACGACATTAATTGAAATGATTCAAGTGACAAAAACATATGGCGAAGGCAATATGAAAGTTACAGCTCTCCATGAGACCAATTTTCAGCTAAACGCTGGTGAGTTTGTAGCCATTGTGGGGCCTTCTGGGTCGGGCAAAACAACCTTTTTAACGACTCTAGGCCAACTACAGGAAGCTTCAAGTGGCAAGATTCTGGTAAAGGGAAAAGAGACTGGAAACCTAACCGAAAAAGAAAAAACAGATTTGCGCTTTAGTGAATTTGGCTTTATCCTCCAGGCTTCAAATCTGATTCCCTTTTTAACGGTTAAGGAACAATTAGATTTAATTGACCGTTTGGATAAAAAGAAATCTATAAAAAGTAACCGACAAGAGTTGTTCAGTTTATTGGATTTGGAAAAGGTTCAAAATCACTATCCCAAAGCTCTCTCTGGTGGAGAACGCCAACGAGCTGCAATTGCTAGAGCCCTTTATAATAATCCTAGTATCGTGCTTGCAGATGAGCCGACAGCTAGCTTGGATACACAACGTGCTTATCAAGTGACGGATATGTTGGCTTCAATTGCTCATGAGCAAGGCAGGGGAGTTGTCATGATTACGCACGATACTCGCTTGCTAGATAAGGTTGACCGTATTTATGTTATGAATGACGGACGACTAGTTGAAAAGACACAAGCATAA
- a CDS encoding peptidase U32 family protein, whose product MEKIIITATAESIEQVKQLLEAGVDRIYVGEKDFGLRLPTTFSHEELREIAKIVHDAGKELIVAVNALMHQDMMDRIKPFLDFLEEIKTDYITVGDAGVFYVVNRDGYSFKTIYDASTMVTSSRQINFWGQKAGASEAVLAREIPSAELFKMPEILEIPAEVLVYGASVIHHSKRPLLQNYYNFTQIDDEKSRQRDLFLAEPSDPESHYSIFEDNHGTHIFANNDLDLMTKLTELVEHGFTHWKLEGLYTPGQNFVEIAKLFVQARNLIQDGKFTHDQAFLLDEEVRKLHPKNRFLDTGFYDYDPDMVK is encoded by the coding sequence ATGGAAAAGATTATCATTACAGCAACTGCTGAAAGTATTGAACAAGTAAAACAGCTACTTGAAGCTGGTGTCGACCGCATTTATGTCGGTGAGAAAGATTTTGGTCTTCGTTTGCCAACTACCTTTAGTCATGAAGAATTGCGCGAAATCGCAAAAATCGTTCATGATGCAGGTAAGGAATTAATCGTTGCGGTTAATGCTCTTATGCACCAAGACATGATGGACCGTATCAAGCCATTCTTGGACTTTTTAGAAGAAATCAAAACGGACTATATAACTGTTGGAGACGCAGGTGTCTTTTACGTTGTCAACCGTGACGGCTATTCTTTCAAAACCATTTATGATGCGTCAACCATGGTCACTAGCAGTCGTCAGATTAATTTCTGGGGACAAAAAGCAGGAGCGTCAGAAGCAGTTTTGGCGCGTGAAATCCCATCTGCAGAACTTTTCAAAATGCCTGAAATTTTAGAAATTCCTGCTGAAGTCTTGGTATACGGTGCTAGTGTTATCCACCATTCGAAGCGTCCGCTCTTGCAAAACTACTACAATTTCACACAGATTGATGATGAAAAATCTCGTCAACGTGACTTGTTCTTGGCTGAGCCAAGTGACCCAGAGAGCCATTATTCTATTTTTGAAGACAATCATGGAACTCATATCTTTGCGAATAATGACCTTGATTTGATGACCAAGTTGACTGAGTTGGTAGAACATGGCTTCACTCATTGGAAGCTTGAAGGTCTTTATACACCTGGCCAAAATTTTGTAGAAATTGCCAAACTCTTTGTCCAAGCGCGTAACTTGATTCAAGATGGCAAGTTTACACATGACCAAGCCTTCTTGCTCGATGAAGAAGTTCGTAAGCTTCATCCTAAAAATCGTTTCCTTGATACTGGATTTTACGACTACGACCCTGATATGGTTAAATAA
- the coaA gene encoding type I pantothenate kinase, whose protein sequence is MTNEFLHYEKISRGTWQSLHRKTTPPLTEEELDSIKSFNDQISLQDVTDIYLPLAHLIQIYKRSKEDLAFSKGIFLQRESKNQPFIIGISGSVAVGKSTTSRLLQILLSRIFPEASVELVTTDGFLYPNSILNERNILNRKGFPESYDMEALLNFLDQLKNGQDVDIPVYSHEIYDIVPDKTQRVQAADFVIVEGINVFQTPHNSRLYITDFFDFSIYVDAAVEDIESWYLDRFLKLLSFAQDDPSNYYYRFTQQPISEVKDFAHQVWTSINLTNLQNYIEPTRNRAEVILHKSKNHEIDEIYLKK, encoded by the coding sequence ATGACCAACGAATTTTTACATTATGAAAAAATCAGCCGAGGAACTTGGCAATCATTACATCGTAAGACAACACCTCCTTTAACCGAGGAGGAATTAGATTCTATTAAGAGTTTCAATGACCAGATCAGTCTCCAAGATGTAACAGATATTTATCTACCGCTGGCTCACCTTATTCAAATCTACAAACGATCCAAAGAAGATCTAGCCTTTTCAAAAGGGATTTTTCTCCAAAGGGAGAGTAAAAATCAGCCATTCATTATCGGGATTTCAGGTAGTGTAGCAGTCGGAAAGTCAACTACTAGTCGACTCTTACAAATTCTGCTTTCTCGTATTTTCCCAGAAGCAAGTGTTGAATTAGTTACGACTGATGGTTTTCTCTATCCTAATAGCATCTTAAACGAGCGCAACATTCTAAATAGAAAAGGTTTCCCCGAGAGCTATGATATGGAAGCTCTACTTAATTTTCTTGACCAACTTAAAAACGGGCAAGATGTTGACATTCCTGTTTATTCTCACGAAATCTATGATATCGTACCTGATAAAACACAAAGAGTTCAAGCAGCGGATTTTGTAATCGTAGAGGGTATCAACGTCTTTCAAACCCCTCATAACAGCCGTCTTTATATTACAGACTTCTTTGATTTTTCAATCTACGTAGATGCTGCAGTTGAGGATATCGAGAGTTGGTATTTGGACCGTTTCTTAAAACTCCTCAGTTTTGCACAAGATGATCCAAGCAACTATTACTATCGCTTCACCCAACAACCAATCAGTGAAGTCAAAGATTTTGCTCATCAGGTTTGGACTAGTATTAATTTAACCAATCTACAAAACTATATTGAACCGACTAGAAATCGGGCTGAAGTCATTCTTCATAAATCTAAAAATCATGAAATTGATGAAATTTATTTAAAAAAGTGA
- the deoD gene encoding purine-nucleoside phosphorylase, producing the protein MSIHIAAKQGEIADKILLPGDPLRAKFIAENFLEDAVCFNEVRNMFGYTGTYKGHRVSVMGTGMGMPSISIYARELIVDYGVKKLIRVGTAGSLNEDVHVRELVLAQAAATNSNIIRNDWPQYDFPQIASFDLLDKAYHIAKDLGMTTHVGNVLSSDVFYSNYFEKNIELGKWGVKAVEMEAAALYYLAAQHHVDALAIMTISDSLVNPEEDTTAEERQNTFTDMMKVGLETLIAE; encoded by the coding sequence ATGTCTATCCATATTGCTGCTAAGCAGGGTGAAATTGCTGATAAAATTCTTCTTCCAGGAGATCCTCTTCGTGCCAAGTTTATTGCTGAGAATTTTCTTGAAGATGCTGTTTGCTTTAACGAAGTCCGTAACATGTTTGGTTACACTGGAACTTACAAGGGCCATCGTGTATCTGTCATGGGAACAGGGATGGGAATGCCATCAATCTCCATCTATGCGCGTGAGTTAATTGTTGACTACGGTGTGAAGAAATTGATCCGTGTGGGAACGGCTGGATCTTTGAATGAGGATGTTCACGTCCGTGAATTGGTCTTGGCTCAAGCAGCTGCAACTAACTCAAACATCATCCGCAACGATTGGCCTCAATACGATTTCCCACAAATTGCAAGTTTTGACTTGCTAGATAAGGCTTACCATATTGCTAAAGACCTTGGCATGACTACACATGTCGGCAATGTCTTGTCATCAGATGTTTTCTACTCAAACTACTTTGAAAAGAACATCGAGCTTGGAAAATGGGGAGTCAAGGCTGTGGAAATGGAAGCAGCAGCTCTTTACTATTTGGCAGCTCAACACCATGTTGATGCTCTTGCCATTATGACGATTTCTGACAGCTTGGTTAACCCAGAAGAAGACACTACAGCTGAAGAACGCCAAAACACCTTCACTGATATGATGAAGGTTGGTCTAGAGACTTTAATTGCAGAATAA
- a CDS encoding class I SAM-dependent methyltransferase → MSKMYYAENPDAAHDVHELRVELLGEKMTFLTDAGVFSKKMIDFGSQLLLRCLDVEKGEKILDVGCGYGPIGLSLVKAYGVQATMVDINNRALDLAQQNAVKNNVQATIFQSNIYEQVEGQFDHVISNPPIRAGKQVVHEIIEKSIDYLVDGGDLTIVIQKKQGAPSAKNKMEEVFGNCEVVKKDKGYYILRSVKE, encoded by the coding sequence ATGAGTAAAATGTATTATGCAGAAAATCCAGATGCGGCCCATGATGTTCATGAGCTAAGAGTGGAACTACTTGGAGAAAAGATGACTTTTTTGACGGATGCAGGTGTCTTTAGCAAAAAAATGATTGATTTTGGAAGTCAGTTATTGCTAAGATGTCTCGATGTTGAAAAAGGTGAAAAAATTCTGGATGTTGGTTGTGGCTATGGTCCTATTGGCTTGTCTTTAGTCAAGGCATATGGTGTACAAGCGACTATGGTGGATATCAATAATCGTGCCCTAGATTTAGCCCAGCAAAATGCAGTAAAAAACAATGTTCAAGCGACGATCTTCCAGTCCAATATTTATGAGCAAGTAGAAGGACAATTTGACCATGTTATTTCGAATCCGCCCATTCGTGCTGGTAAGCAAGTAGTCCACGAAATTATCGAGAAGAGTATTGACTATCTCGTAGATGGTGGTGATCTGACCATCGTTATTCAAAAAAAACAAGGAGCTCCCAGTGCCAAAAACAAGATGGAAGAAGTATTTGGCAACTGCGAGGTTGTAAAAAAAGATAAGGGATATTATATCCTTAGAAGTGTGAAAGAATGA
- a CDS encoding DNA topology modulation protein encodes MKIAIIGYSGSGKSTLAEKLSSHYSIPKLHMDRLQFQPGWVDSDRDWMLKEMATFLTENEDWVIDGNYSWCCYEERMEQADQIIFLNFSAWNCLARALKRYLQYRGKVRESMADGCPEQFNWEFIRWILWDGRTKNAKVRYQKLSDTYPEKMHILHSQAEIDYFLQSLKK; translated from the coding sequence ATGAAAATTGCTATTATAGGATATTCAGGATCAGGTAAATCTACTTTGGCTGAAAAACTTTCCAGCCACTACTCCATTCCCAAACTTCATATGGACCGATTGCAATTTCAGCCTGGTTGGGTAGACAGTGATCGCGATTGGATGTTAAAGGAGATGGCGACATTCCTTACTGAAAATGAGGATTGGGTTATTGACGGTAACTATAGCTGGTGTTGCTATGAGGAAAGAATGGAGCAAGCTGACCAGATTATCTTTCTAAACTTTTCAGCTTGGAATTGTTTAGCAAGAGCCTTAAAACGCTATCTACAATACAGAGGAAAAGTTAGAGAAAGTATGGCAGACGGTTGTCCTGAACAGTTTAACTGGGAATTTATCCGCTGGATTCTCTGGGATGGACGAACAAAAAATGCTAAGGTAAGATACCAAAAATTAAGTGATACCTACCCTGAAAAGATGCATATTCTCCATTCTCAAGCAGAGATTGATTATTTCTTACAATCTCTTAAAAAATAG
- a CDS encoding phosphopentomutase, translating to MPKFNRIHLVVLDSVGIGAAPDANNFVNAGVPDGASDTLGHISKSVGLNVPNMAKLGLGNIPRETPLKTVPAESNPTGYATKLEEVSLGKDTMTGHWEIMGLNITEPFDTFWNGFPEEIITKIEEFSGRKVIREANKPYSGTAVIDDFGPRQMETGELIIYTSADPVLQIAAHEDIIPLDELYRICEYARSITLERPALLGRIIARPYVGEPGNFTRTSNRRDLAVSPFAPTVLDKLNEAGIDTYAVGKINDIFNGAGINNDMGHNKSNSHGIDNLIKAMKSEDFKEGFSFTNLVDFDALYGHRRDPHGYRDCLHEFDERLPEIMAAMREDDLLLITADHGNDPTYAGTDHTREYIPLLAYSPAFKGNGLLPVGHFADISATIADNFGVETAMIGESFLDKLV from the coding sequence ATGCCAAAATTTAATCGTATTCATTTGGTAGTATTAGATTCTGTAGGAATCGGTGCAGCACCAGATGCTAATAACTTTGTCAATGCTGGTGTTCCTGATGGTGCATCAGACACGCTTGGACACATTTCAAAATCAGTAGGTTTAAATGTACCAAATATGGCAAAACTTGGTCTTGGGAACATTCCTCGCGAGACACCATTGAAGACAGTTCCAGCTGAGAGCAATCCAACTGGTTACGCGACTAAGTTAGAAGAAGTTTCTCTCGGGAAAGATACCATGACCGGTCACTGGGAAATCATGGGGCTTAATATCACTGAACCTTTTGATACTTTCTGGAATGGATTCCCTGAAGAAATTATTACAAAGATTGAAGAATTTTCAGGACGTAAGGTTATTCGTGAAGCCAACAAACCATACTCAGGAACAGCTGTCATCGATGACTTTGGACCACGCCAAATGGAAACTGGCGAGTTGATTATCTATACATCAGCTGACCCAGTTCTTCAAATCGCAGCCCACGAAGACATTATTCCTTTGGATGAACTCTACCGTATCTGTGAATACGCTCGTTCCATTACGTTGGAACGTCCAGCTCTTCTTGGACGTATTATCGCTCGTCCATATGTTGGGGAGCCAGGAAACTTCACACGTACATCTAACCGTCGTGATTTGGCTGTTTCACCATTTGCGCCAACTGTTTTGGACAAATTGAATGAAGCTGGTATTGATACTTATGCGGTTGGTAAGATTAACGATATCTTTAACGGTGCTGGTATCAACAATGATATGGGCCATAATAAATCAAACAGCCATGGTATTGATAATTTGATTAAAGCAATGAAATCTGAAGATTTCAAAGAAGGCTTCTCATTCACAAACTTGGTAGACTTCGATGCTCTTTATGGACACCGTCGTGATCCACACGGCTATCGTGATTGCTTGCATGAGTTTGATGAGCGCTTGCCAGAAATCATGGCAGCAATGAGAGAAGATGATCTTCTTTTGATTACTGCTGACCATGGGAACGATCCAACCTATGCTGGTACAGACCATACTCGTGAATACATCCCACTTTTGGCATACAGTCCAGCCTTCAAAGGAAATGGTTTACTTCCAGTTGGACACTTCGCCGATATATCAGCAACAATTGCGGATAACTTTGGCGTTGAAACTGCCATGATTGGTGAAAGTTTCTTAGATAAATTAGTTTAA
- a CDS encoding pyrimidine-nucleoside phosphorylase — MRAVDLIQKKRDGQELSSSEIQWLIEGYVAGTVPDYQMSAFAMAVYFKGMTTREISDLTMNMVKTGQEFDLSAIQGIKVDKHSTGGVGDKVTLILAPLVASFGVPVAKMSGRGLGHTGGTIDKLESIKGFQVERSQDDFIKQVQDIGVSVIGQSDQLVKADKLLYALRDVTATVDTIPLIASSVMSKKIAAGADAILLDVTVGEGAFMKTVDEARELAQTMVNLGKAVGRKTVAVITDMSQPLGRAIGNRLEILEALEILQGKGREDISHFICELAQIMLSLANVEKTVEEVRQHLENGQALKKFEEMVLAQGGDLENLYRPVTVDYTVDIPAQEDGIIVELPAMEFGLFAMRLGAGRAIKSDQLDYETGIVFEKKVGDSVKKGEIVAKVYANGKISPELVTDFQKYVKIKISDEAIKTREIIEIIS, encoded by the coding sequence ATGAGAGCAGTAGATCTAATCCAGAAAAAAAGAGACGGCCAAGAACTCAGCTCTAGTGAAATCCAATGGCTGATTGAAGGCTATGTTGCAGGAACAGTTCCTGACTACCAGATGTCTGCCTTTGCTATGGCTGTTTATTTTAAAGGCATGACCACTAGAGAGATTTCTGACTTGACCATGAATATGGTGAAGACAGGTCAGGAATTTGACTTATCTGCTATTCAAGGTATCAAGGTTGATAAACATTCTACAGGCGGAGTCGGTGACAAGGTTACCTTGATTTTAGCTCCCTTAGTCGCTAGTTTTGGTGTTCCAGTAGCTAAAATGAGTGGTCGAGGTCTGGGGCACACCGGAGGGACTATCGATAAATTAGAATCTATCAAAGGGTTTCAAGTAGAGCGAAGTCAGGATGATTTTATCAAACAGGTTCAGGATATCGGGGTTTCAGTTATTGGTCAATCTGACCAACTAGTCAAAGCGGATAAGTTACTCTATGCACTGCGAGATGTGACTGCGACAGTTGATACGATTCCCTTGATTGCTAGTTCTGTCATGAGTAAAAAAATTGCAGCTGGAGCCGATGCTATTTTGCTGGATGTTACTGTCGGTGAAGGTGCCTTTATGAAGACAGTTGATGAGGCGCGTGAATTGGCTCAAACCATGGTGAACCTTGGTAAGGCTGTTGGCCGTAAGACAGTAGCAGTCATTACGGATATGAGTCAACCTTTGGGACGTGCCATTGGGAACCGCTTGGAAATTCTAGAAGCACTAGAAATTCTTCAAGGTAAAGGACGCGAGGATATCAGCCACTTTATCTGTGAGTTAGCCCAGATTATGCTATCTTTGGCAAATGTTGAAAAAACAGTCGAGGAAGTAAGGCAACATCTTGAAAATGGTCAGGCACTTAAGAAGTTTGAAGAGATGGTCCTCGCTCAAGGTGGAGATTTAGAAAATCTTTATCGACCTGTAACAGTTGATTATACAGTTGATATTCCTGCTCAAGAGGATGGTATTATCGTAGAACTTCCAGCCATGGAGTTTGGTCTTTTCGCCATGAGATTAGGTGCTGGTCGTGCGATTAAATCAGACCAACTTGACTATGAAACAGGGATTGTTTTCGAGAAGAAAGTTGGAGATTCGGTCAAAAAAGGTGAAATTGTCGCAAAAGTATATGCAAATGGCAAAATTTCTCCGGAACTAGTTACAGATTTCCAAAAATATGTTAAAATTAAAATAAGTGATGAAGCGATAAAAACGCGTGAAATCATTGAAATTATCTCCTGA
- a CDS encoding 1,4-dihydroxy-2-naphthoate prenyltransferase, producing MRLVVSDKFIKLTSLLVVILWLSPTLIEFTVSLGSQTYSWSAFVLLFLLPIIGFIYLILAILTRKWWLFLFGLACIFSFAITMALGSYLLGP from the coding sequence ATGAGACTAGTAGTGAGTGATAAATTTATAAAACTGACTAGCTTACTGGTTGTGATTCTGTGGTTATCTCCGACTTTGATTGAGTTTACTGTGAGTTTAGGAAGTCAAACCTATAGTTGGTCTGCCTTTGTCTTGTTATTCTTGCTACCAATTATTGGTTTTATTTACTTGATTCTCGCCATTTTAACAAGAAAATGGTGGCTTTTCTTGTTTGGTCTAGCCTGTATTTTTTCCTTTGCTATCACTATGGCATTGGGTTCTTACTTGCTTGGCCCCTAA
- a CDS encoding ABC transporter permease: MYLAIKEILQNKLRYSLILTTIFLIAFMVFFMTSLALGLVRNNRAAIDNWQATGVVLSDYANDNLTASFIPEKDYKDKVSEDAVPLSYMFAVTNLVDSSDKINVSIFGQEWDSFISPALIEGHYPENDQEVVVDQSFENYGIKLGDAIQLNGSETSFKIVGLTKGNKFFTEPVVFTSLTTYWNLQGTTKANRSISALVLQNDVEVTGDGLKQISIQKMISKIPGYTPQVNVFSGMILAMIVITGLIVGIFIYIITIQKLGLYGIMRAQGIQIKSIVWSLFCQIFLLSALGIGLALVAIWAVILVLPATFFFYPSWLAYFVLSLVICLMALLGGVISLPRLLKVDPITAIAE, translated from the coding sequence ATGTATCTTGCTATCAAAGAAATTTTACAGAATAAACTGCGATACAGTTTAATTCTGACTACCATTTTTCTCATTGCTTTTATGGTCTTTTTTATGACTAGTTTGGCTTTAGGACTCGTTCGAAATAATAGGGCTGCTATCGATAATTGGCAAGCAACAGGAGTTGTGCTATCCGATTATGCAAATGACAATTTGACTGCATCCTTTATACCTGAAAAAGACTACAAGGATAAGGTTTCTGAGGATGCTGTTCCCCTAAGCTATATGTTTGCTGTAACAAACCTTGTTGATAGTAGTGACAAGATTAATGTCTCTATTTTCGGTCAAGAGTGGGACAGTTTTATATCTCCGGCCTTGATTGAAGGTCATTACCCAGAAAATGACCAAGAAGTTGTAGTGGATCAGTCTTTTGAAAATTATGGCATCAAACTTGGGGACGCAATTCAACTCAACGGGAGTGAAACAAGTTTTAAGATTGTAGGTTTGACCAAAGGAAATAAATTTTTCACAGAACCTGTTGTCTTTACGAGCTTAACAACGTATTGGAATTTACAAGGAACGACAAAAGCCAATCGTTCTATCTCTGCATTGGTATTGCAAAATGATGTAGAAGTGACTGGTGATGGCTTGAAGCAGATTTCTATTCAAAAAATGATTTCAAAAATTCCTGGTTATACCCCTCAGGTCAATGTATTCTCAGGAATGATTCTAGCAATGATCGTTATAACGGGTCTGATTGTAGGGATTTTTATTTATATCATTACCATTCAAAAATTAGGTCTCTATGGTATTATGCGAGCACAAGGGATTCAGATAAAATCTATCGTTTGGTCCCTTTTCTGTCAGATTTTTCTTTTATCTGCTTTGGGTATCGGATTGGCCTTAGTAGCCATTTGGGCTGTCATCTTAGTCTTACCTGCAACCTTCTTTTTCTACCCTAGTTGGTTGGCATACTTTGTGTTAAGCCTGGTCATCTGCTTGATGGCTCTTCTAGGTGGCGTCATTTCGCTTCCTCGTCTGCTAAAAGTAGATCCAATTACAGCCATTGCAGAATGA
- a CDS encoding purine-nucleoside phosphorylase produces MTLLAKINETAAFLKEKGVEAPEFGLILGSGLGELAEEIENPVVVDYAEIPNWGRSTVVGHAGKLVYGELAGRKVLALQGRFHFYEGNPLEVVTFPVRVMKVLGCEGVIVTNAAGGIGFGPGTLMAITDHINMTGQNPLIGENLDDFGPRFPDMSKAYTPEYRATAHAVAEKLGVKLDDGVYIGVTGPTYETPAEIRAYKTLGADAVGMSTVPEVIIAAHSGLKVLGISCITNFAAGFQEELNHEEVVEVTERVKGDFKGLLKAILAEL; encoded by the coding sequence ATGACATTATTAGCAAAAATCAATGAAACAGCTGCTTTCTTGAAAGAAAAGGGAGTTGAAGCACCTGAGTTTGGTTTAATCCTTGGATCAGGACTTGGAGAACTGGCAGAAGAAATCGAAAATCCAGTTGTTGTAGACTACGCTGAAATTCCAAACTGGGGTCGTTCAACAGTTGTTGGACACGCTGGAAAATTGGTGTACGGTGAACTTGCTGGACGTAAGGTTTTGGCTCTTCAAGGACGTTTCCACTTCTACGAAGGAAATCCTCTTGAGGTCGTTACCTTCCCAGTTCGTGTTATGAAAGTCTTGGGATGTGAAGGTGTGATTGTAACCAACGCTGCCGGTGGTATCGGATTTGGTCCAGGTACTTTGATGGCTATCACTGACCACATCAACATGACTGGTCAAAACCCATTGATTGGTGAAAACTTGGATGACTTCGGTCCACGTTTCCCTGATATGTCAAAAGCTTACACTCCAGAATATCGTGCTACAGCACATGCAGTTGCTGAAAAACTTGGTGTTAAACTTGACGATGGTGTTTATATCGGTGTAACAGGTCCAACTTACGAAACTCCAGCTGAAATTCGTGCGTATAAGACACTTGGTGCAGATGCTGTCGGGATGTCAACAGTTCCTGAAGTCATCATTGCAGCTCACTCTGGCCTAAAAGTCCTTGGTATCTCATGCATTACTAACTTTGCTGCAGGTTTCCAAGAAGAACTCAACCACGAAGAAGTCGTAGAAGTGACAGAACGAGTTAAGGGCGACTTCAAAGGCTTGCTTAAAGCTATTCTTGCTGAATTGTAA
- the rpiA gene encoding ribose-5-phosphate isomerase RpiA, producing the protein MENLKKMAGIKAAEFVKDGMVVGLGTGSTAYYFVEEIGRRIKEEGLQITAVTTSSVTSKQAEGLNIPLKSIDQVDFVDLTVDGADEVDSQFNGIKGGGGALLMEKVVATPSKEYIWVVDESKLVEKLGAFKLPVEVVQYGAEQVFRRFERAGYKPSFREKDGQRFVTDMQNFIIDLDLKVIEDPIALGQELDHVVGVVEHGLFNQMVDKVIVAGQNGLQILTSTKAK; encoded by the coding sequence GTGGAAAATCTGAAAAAAATGGCAGGGATTAAGGCTGCTGAGTTCGTCAAAGATGGTATGGTTGTCGGACTTGGAACAGGCTCAACTGCCTACTATTTCGTAGAAGAGATAGGTCGTCGGATCAAGGAAGAAGGCTTGCAGATTACAGCTGTAACGACTTCTAGTGTGACCAGCAAGCAGGCAGAAGGACTCAATATTCCTCTTAAGTCTATTGACCAAGTGGACTTTGTTGACCTGACAGTCGATGGTGCGGATGAAGTAGATAGTCAGTTTAATGGCATCAAAGGTGGTGGAGGTGCGCTTCTAATGGAAAAGGTCGTCGCAACTCCATCCAAAGAATATATCTGGGTTGTTGATGAGAGCAAACTAGTTGAGAAACTCGGAGCCTTTAAACTTCCAGTAGAGGTAGTTCAATACGGTGCCGAACAAGTCTTTCGTCGATTTGAGCGAGCTGGCTATAAACCTAGCTTCCGTGAAAAGGATGGCCAACGTTTTGTGACGGATATGCAGAACTTTATCATTGATTTAGACTTGAAAGTGATTGAAGATCCAATTGCTCTTGGGCAAGAATTGGACCACGTCGTTGGTGTCGTTGAGCACGGTTTGTTCAACCAGATGGTTGATAAGGTCATCGTGGCTGGACAAAATGGCCTTCAGATTTTAACTTCAACAAAAGCAAAATAA